Within the Azospirillum brasilense genome, the region CATGCTGCGCGTACTTCCCATCACGCTGGTGGCGATCCTGATGATGCTGCCGCTCAAGCTCGGCTCGCTGATGGAAGGGCTGCCGGTGGTTGCCCAGCAGTTCGACCGCGAGTTCGGCAAGCATGAGCGCCCCTGGGCCAAGGATCTGAAGGGCGGCGCGGAGCCCTCCTCCCTGGACGCCCCGCCAGCGCCGGCCCCCGCCCTGGCCGCGCTGCCGATGACCGCGGCGGCTTCGCCCGCGGACGCCGTCCTGCCCGCGGCGAGCTGCACCGACCCGGCCCTGCGCGCCGCCATCGCGGAGCAGAAGGCCGACGTGACCAGCCGCACCCGCCATCTCGGCGAGGCGGAAGCGGTGCTGGCCGCCGCCGAGACCCGCGCCACCGCCCAGATCCAGAAGCTGAGCGCCATCAAGCGCGATGTGGAGGCGCTGATGCAGCAGCGCTCAAACCTCCAGGCGGAGGATCTGAAGCGCATGGTGACGATCTACGAGACGATGAAGCCCCGCGACGCCGCACGCATCTTCAACGACCTGGAAACCGACATCATCATCGACGTGCTGGACCGCATGGCCGAGCGCCGCTCCGCCCCGATCATCGCGGAGTTGGAGGATGGCAAGGCGCGCGAGGTCACTCGCCTCGTCCTGCAACGGCGCGCCCTGCCCGGCGACCGCCCGCCGCCGCCCGCCCCGCTGCCCGTCCGCCTGATGCAGACGCCGACGAACTGAACCCGGTTGCGGTTCTCTCACCAAGAGACATCATGCCCAGCCTTCCCGACGTCATCGCCGCTCCACCGCCCCGCCCCGCCCGTTCCGCGGAGACGACGGCAGCGCCGTCTCCCGGCGCGCCGGGCGAGCGCGAGGCGTCCGGCACGCCCTTCGCCGACCTGCTGGACGACGCCGCGGGGCAAGGCGACGCCGATGCGGACGGTGACCAAGCGGACTCCCCCGCCCGAACCGGTGGCGCGCCGGCCGGCGCCGACGCCGCCCTGGCCGCGCTCCTGCCGCTGCTTGCCGCCCCGCCGCCCGCCTCGGCGCCGGGCATCGCGGACGCCGCAGCTTTACCGGACTCCGTGCCTTCGACCGGCGCCCTGTCGGTGCTGCCACCCGTCACGGCTCCCCCGGCGGAGACCGCCGCGACGCCCCAGCCGCCGGCTCCGGCCCAACCCGGTCCGCCGCAACCGGCCGCGTCGCAGCCCATGGTGCCCACCATCCCGGCGATCCCGAATACCAGACCGGACGCTGGGGCGGACGGGACACCGCCACAGGCCACGACCGACTCCGCGGCACCCGCCACCTCGTCCGTTGCCCTGCCGGCTTCCGGGGCCAAACCGGACTCAGCCCCGCTGTTCCAAGCCAAGGACCCCGCGACGCCCGCCAAGGGCGACGCAACGCAAACCCCATCCCCCCAGCTTCAGCAGGCGATGGCCCAGGCGGGCGGCAACGCCGCGTCCAACGGCGGCACCGGCCAGAATCCGGGGCAAGGACAGGGACAAGGCCGCGGCAACCCGACCGGACCGGAAGCCTTGTCGGGGCTGTCCTCCCCGGCGGACCCAGTCGGCACGGCACCGCTGCCCTCTTCCCTCGCTCCGCCGGCGGCCCACGCGGCGGCCCACTACGCGGCGCATCCCGGCGAGAGCGCCGCGGCGCGGCTGCCCGCCGCCCAGGTGGCCGGCCAGCTGGTGCGCGTCGTCGAGGCGGGCGGCGGCGAGTTCCACATCGACCTGAAGCCGGAGGAGCTTGGCCCCGTCCGCGTCGTCGCCGAGTTGAGCGGCGCCCGCGTCGCTCTGCATGTCCAGGCCGAAAGCCCGGAGACGCTGGCCCTGCTGCGCCGGGACATCCATCACTTGGAACGCGCCCTGTCCGACGCCGGGTTCGAGCTGGATGGCGGCACCCTGAACTTCTCGCTGCGCGGCGACGGCGAGCCGCGCGGCTTCGCCTTCTCCGGCCAGGGCGACGGAACGGGGGGGCGCCAGGACAGCCCCGGACGGGCGATCCGCCTCGCCGATTCCTCCGGCGCCCTGCCGCCCGAACGCGCCGCCCGCCCCATCGACGGCCTCGTCGACATCTCCGTCTAGCCGCAAGGACCCGCCATGACCACGACCGCGGCCACCAACACGGCCACCACCCCCCCCGCCGCCGCCGCCAAGAAGCAGACGGTGGATTACGAGGCGTTCCTGAAGCTGCTGACCGCGCAGCTGCGCAACCAGGACCCGCTGTCACCCATGGACGCCACACAGTTCATGACGCAGCTCGCCCAGCTCTCCACCGTCGAGCAGGGCGTGCAGACGAACCAGACTCTGGGGCAGGTGCTGGACACGCTGAAGAACAGCGGCATGCGGCTGGACATGGCCTATCTGGGCCGGAAGGTGGAAGCCGCGTCGGACCGCATCAGCCTGTCGGAGGGCAAGGCGGAGATGGCCTATGCCATCGATGGGGCCGCCGCGTCGGTAAAGATCGAGGTGGTGAACGACGCTGGGCAGGTGATCTACAGCGCGCCCGGCAGCCCGAAGGCGGGCCGGCAGACCTTCACCTGGGACGGCAAGCGCAGCGACGGCGCCACCGCCGCGGACGGCACCTACCTCGTGCGCGTGACGGCGAAGGACAAGGCCGGCACGTCGCTGACCACCGCCACCGTGACGACCGACACGGTGAAGGAGGTGCGCAGCGTCGACGGCGAGACGCAGTTCGTCCTGAAGGGCGGCGCCACGGTGAAGGGCACGGACATCCTGTCCGCGTCCTGATGGTTTCACCGGATTGATTCGATGGTGGAAACGGCGTGCTGGCCGGCGGAGGAGAACTGTTTCCCCGCCGGCCAGCGGCCTTTTTACGAGAACCAGGAGTCGGTGACGCCGGTCAGGCCGACCACGGTGATGGTGCTCTTGTCGGACAGGGTGAAGACGGTGTTCTTGCCGACGGTCTGGGCGCTCGCCTTGATGTCCGCGATGCTGATGCCGGCGATCGCGAAGCCGAGGATGTCCTCGTCCGGGTTGAACTCGAACACATAGTCGTTCCCGCCGCCGAGCGTGAAGGCGAAGATGTCCTTCCCCGCACCGCCGATCAGCCAGTCGTCACCGCCGAAGCCCCAGAGCACGTCGTCACCGGCACCGCCGAACAGCGTGTCGTTGCCGTCCTCGCCGACCAGGGCGTCGTTGCCGTCGCCGCCGTCGATCAGGTCGTCGCCGGCACCGCCGCCGATCAGGTCGGCCCCGGCACCGCCGAGGATGGAGTCCTTGCCGTCCCCGCCCACGATGGTGTCGTTGCCCGCGTCGCCGGTCAGCAGGTCGTTGCCGTTCATGCCGAACAGCACATCGTTGCCCTCGCCACCGATGGCCGTGTCGTTGCCGTCCTCGCCCATCAGCCAGTCGTTGCCGGCGTCGCCGCTGAGCAGGTCGTTGCCGTTGCCGCCGCCGATCACGTCGTCGTCGTCGCCGCCCATCACGGTGTCGTCGTCGTCGCCGCCGTGCAGGGTGTCGTTGCCCGCGTCGCCGGCCAGCAGGTCGCGCCCGGTGGTGCTGGCCACCACGTCGTTGCCGCCGCCGCCGCGGGTGGTGTCGTCGCCCGGACCGAGGTTGATGACCTGGGCGCTGTCGTCGCCGATGGTCAGGCTGCTGCCCTCCCCGCCGGTGAAGGTGCCCTGGCCGACCAGCACCGCGAAGTCCACCCGATTGAGGACGACCGAACCGCCGGCGTTGCTGCCCATGTTGATAATGAGCGCCTCGCGCGGAGCCTCAAAGTCCGCACTGCCGGTGATGGTGACCGGTCCCGAACCCGTCGGGGTCAAAGTGCGCAGCGTCATCGCACCGCCGCCGCCGGCGAAGGCCGCCACTTCGTTCCGGATCGCCGTGGTCAGGCTGTCCGGCAGCAGGGCGGCGAGCATGCCGGCGAAGACACCGGTCATCTGGCCGCTCTGTACCGTGGATTGCGGACCGTAGGCGGTGAGGCTCCCGCCCGCCGACACGTTCGCCTGGAGGAGCATGCCGCTCAGCCAGCTCTGCATCAGCGAAACGGTCACGCCATCCCGGCTGCCGGCCGGCACAGGCTGGGCAAGGCCCGTCTGGACGAAGGGAACGTCGATGCCCGCAGGGGCACTGGCGCTTCGGGTCTGAACGACGACGCCGTTCACCGTCTCATCGCCCACGGGCTTGGTACCGCTGTTGAGGCTGATGACCCCCACATCGTCGTTGCGGATGGTGCCGGTCGCCGTGGCCGTCCCGATCGTGCCGCCGCTGGCGTTGGACAGCGTGACCGTGAAGGTCTCGTCGGACTCCACGGTCTGGTCGCCCTGGACGTTGATGGTGATCCGGGCCGTCTGCTGACCTGCCGCGAAGGTGACCGTTCCCTGCGGCAGGGCGTTCCCGGCGAAGTCGGCGGCGTTGGCGGCGGAGGCACCGCTGCCCGCCACCGCGTAGGACACGGTGGTGGAGCCGGAGGTGTCGCCCGTGCGGGTGACCAGGAAGGTCAGCGCCGCCGTGCCGTCGTTGCCTTCCGCGGCGCTGCCGGTTTCCGCCGCGATGGACAGGTCCGGCGGCGGGGCGCCGTTCTTGATGACGCCGGTCGCCACCGCCGTCCCGATGGTGGCGCCGTTCGGGTTGGACAGCGTGACCGTGAAGGTTTCGTCCGCTTCGCTCAGAGTGTCCGTCGCGATGGCGATTTCCACCGTCTTCGTCGTCTCACCGGCCGCGAGGCTGATAACACCCGTCGGGAAGGCGTTGCCCAGGAAATCCGCCGCGGACGCCGGGCTCGGCCCGCTGCCGGCCACCGTGTAGGTGACGCTGACCGGGTCGAGGGCGTTGTCGCTGCGGGTGATTGTGAAGGTCGCCTTGGCGTTCGCCCCTTCCTGCACGATGGCCGACGCCGCCGCGATGTCCAGACGGGGAGTCAGCGCGCCGTCGTCGTTCTCGATCGTCACCGTCGCCCGCGGCGCGGCGATCACCGCCTGGGTGGGGGCACCGGACTGTTGAGACAGGGTGACGGCGAAGGTCTCGTCGGCCTCCGCCACCGCGTCGCCAGCCACCGCGACGGTGATCGTCGCGGAGGTCTGGCCGGCGGCCAGGGTCACCGTCCCGCCGGGGAGCCGACCGCCGAAGTCCGCGGCGTCCGCCACCGACGCGCCGAAGCCCGTCACGGCGAAGTCGAGCACCAGATCGGCGCTGGAGTCGCCCGTCCGGTACACGTCGAAGACGACGTTCGTGCTGCCGCTGTTGCGCTCCGTCACCGTGGCGGTGCGGGCCGCGATGGTGATGACCGGGGCGGCGGCCGGCGCGTTCGACGTGGCGGACTGCTGCGTCGGAGCGTTGGTCTGCGTGGCCCCCTTCAGGAAGCTGGCGTCGCCGGTCAGCGCCACGTCGAGCAGGGCCGCCTGCCGCAGCGCCGGATCGGTGATGCCGGCGGCGTCCAGCAGAGCCTCCGCCCGCTGGCGCAGCGCCTCGGGCAGGGCGTCCACCGACAGCACCTGCCGCGGGAAGCTGCGGTCGGTGTAGGTCGCCGTCGTCTCGCCCTGGCCGTAGTCGAAGAGCGAGGTCTGCTGCGTCACCCGCCAGCCGTCGGCGTAGCTGCCGTACAGCACCGAGTAATCGATGGGCTGCGACAGCACCGTGCCGTCGGCCAGCGCCAGATCGTTGGAAGCGTCGCCGTCGAGGTTGCCCATCAGGCCCTCGATCGACCCCGCCGCACGGCTCGGCGACAGGTAGAGCTGGAGGTCGACGCGGTCGGCCTCGACCGTGACGATGAGCTGCTCCTGGTTCGAATAGACGATGGTGTAGACGTTGCCGGAGCGGAAGATGTGCCCGTCACCGACGGCGAGCGACCCGGTGGCGTCCGGAATGTCGGTCGCCTGCCCGTCGATGCGCAGCGGATGGGCCGAGTCCTTCGCGTTGATGGACACCCGGACCGACCCGATCTTCGTCGCCACCGCCGTGTTGATCGACACCGCGTCGCCCAGCGCCGCGGTGCGGAGCTGCACGATCCGCTCGTCGCCCGACTTGGCGTTGACGTAGGTGAACTCGCCGACCGCCTGGAAGCTGTAATAGAAGCCGTCGAAGGTCACCAGATGCGGGTCGCCCCAGTTGGCGCCCGGACGGAAGCCCGGCGGCAGCGGCGGCGCCTGGTTGTCGTCGTTCAGGATGGTGCCGGTGGACTGACGGTTGCCCAGCTTGATGTTGGAGCCGTCCGCCGGAGTGGCCAGCGTCACCGCGAAGGTCTCGTTCGCCTCCGCCACGGTGTCGCCCAGCACGTCCACCGAGATGGTCTTGCTGGTCTCGCCCGCCGCGAAGGTGACCGTGCCGTCATAGGGCAGGAAGCCGCCCGCCAGATCCCCGGCGCCGACCGGGTTGCTGCCCGTGCCGGCCACCGTGTAGCCGACCGACACCGCGCCGGTCGTGTCGCCGGAGCGGGTGACCGTGAAGGTGAAGCGGGTGGTCCCGCTGTTGCCTTCCGCCTTGGACAGCTGGCCCGGCTCGATGGCGACGACCGCCGGCAGGACGTTCGACGCCGTGCCGCCGGTCATCTCGAAGCGCCACAGGCCGTTCACGCCCGTGTTGCCCGCCGTGGTGTCGAGGGCGAGCATCCCCGCCTCGCTGCCAGACTGCGGCAGGATGAACAGGCCCGCCGTGTCGCCGTTGCCGGCCGTGTAGCCGGCCCGCGCGACCGCGTTCCCGCCGGTCTGCGCCCAGTTGACGGACTCGTAGCGGAACTCCGCGTCAAAGTCCCCGGTCTGGCGCCCAGTGGCGCCGGCGGCGTTGGTCAGCACGAGTTGGAAGGCGTTGCGCCCCTCGTCAGTGCCGCCGTTGGCCGCCACGTCGTCCCAGGTGATGACGATGGTCCCGGTGACCGGGTCGAGGTCGTAATAGACGCGGTTGGTGCCCTGCGAGGTGCCCCCAGGAGTCGCCGCGCCAGTGCCGCCCCGCGTGTCCACGTCGGACAGGAAGGGCGCGATCATCGCCGGAGACGTTGCCGACAACGCGCCGGCCAACGGACCGGCGGCCAGCGGCGCGTCGAAGGAGATGCTGCCGTTCGTGTTGATGTAGAAGCCGGTGTAGACCTTGCCGAAGACGTTGATGCCGTCGGCGAAGACCGACCGGATGTCGATGAAAGCGCTCGACCCGTCGTTGCTGCGGTCCAGCTCGTTCTCGCCGAAGCCGGCGGTGCCGCCCAGGCCGCTGATCAGCCGCGCCCCGATGGCGGAGGCCGGCGTCAGGTCGACCGTCTGGTCGGTGAAGCGCAGCTCCTCCATCGCGGTGATGCGGGCGACGCCGTCCGTCCTGGTGCCGCGGGCGTGGGTGACGGTGATCGTCCCGCCGTTGTTGACGATGTCGTAGTTCGCCTTCGCGTCGGTGAAGACCACCGCGTCGAGTCCGGCGCCGCCGTTGATATCGTCGGTGCCGCCGCTGGCCTGGAACAGGTCGTTGCCGTCACCGCCGTTCAGCGTGTCGTCGCCGGCCCCGCCGTTCAGCGTGTCGTCGCCGGCGTCGCCGGACAGCAGGTCGTTGCCCAGACCGCCATCCAGGCTGTCGTTGCCCAGACCGCCGGACAGACTGTCGTTGCCGCCGTTGCCGGACAGCCGGTCGTCGCCGGCCTGGCCCATCAGCCGGTCCGGCGTGTCGCCGCCGGTCAGCGTGTCGGCGTCGGCGGTGCCGGCCAGGTCGAGGCCGGTGGCCCGAACGAGAACGCCGGCGCTGCCCTCGGCCTCCTGCAGTTCGTGGAAACCGGCCAGCGTCAGGGTAGCGTCGGCCACGCCGTCGCCGTTCGCGTCGAACAGCAGCTGGGTGGTGGCGCCGCCGGAGGTGACGAAGCGGAAACCGACCTGGGCGCCGCCCGGCTGGGCCACGGTGCCGGTGAAGGGTCCGCTGCCGACGAAGGTGAAGGGAATACCGGACAGGTCGATGCGGTCGCCCGCCGCGAAGTCGGTGATGCGGTCGCCGTTCGCCTCCGCCACGCTGGCGTAGCGGAAGGTGTCGTTGCCCTCGCCGCCGCTCAGCACGTCCTCGCCGGCCCCGCCGGCCAGCGTGTCGTCACCAGCACCGCCATAGAGGAAGTCGGCGCCGCCGAGGCCGTCGAGGCGATCGTCGCCGGCTCCGCCGGTCAACGTGTCGGACGCCGCGCCGCCGGTCAGCGTGTCCGCGCCGTCACCGCCGGTGGCGGAGATGGCGGTCACGCGGACCAGAACGCCGCTGTTCGACGGATCGGCGGCCAGCGCGTGAGTGCCGGCCAGATGGATGACGCGGTCCGCCACCCCGTCGCCGTCGATGTCGAACTGGAGATCGGTGGTCGCGAAGGCGCCCGTGCCGGAGTTGACGTAGTTCACCGCCACGCCGGAACCGAAGCGCTGGGAGAGCGGCGTGGTGCCGAGGAAGCTGGCCGACAGGCCAGAAATGTCGATGCGGTCGCCGGTGGCGAAGTCGGTGATCAGGTCGCCATCGATGTCGGTGGCGCGGGCAAAGACGAAGGTGTCGTTGCCGGCCCCGCCGGACAGCTCGTCGCGGCCTTCCGACCCCACCAGAATGTCGTCGCCGTCGCCGCCCGCCAGCGTGTCGTTGCCGGTCCCGCCGGTCAGGCTGTCGTTGCCGGCCCCGCCGGACAGGGCGTCGCCGCCCTCGCCGCCGTCCAGCGTGTCGTTGCCGTCGCCGCCGTCCAGCCGGTCGTCGCCGCCGAGTCCCTCCAGCCGGTCGTTGCCGCCCAGGCCGGACAGGCTGTCGGCGCCCTCACCGCCGGTCAGCGTCTCCGCCGCGCCGGTGCCCGCCAGGATCTTGTTGGAGACGCGGACCAGGATGCCCGCACCGTCTTCCCGCAGGGCATGGCCGCCGTCCAGCGCAATCACGGAGTCCGCAATGCCGTCGCCGTTGCCGTCGATCTCCACGCGGGTGCGCTGCTGCCCCTCCGGGCCGGTCACCGCGAAGCGGACCTGGGCCGGGCCGAGATTGATGGAGGAACCGGTGAAGGCGCCACCGCCGATGAAGGTGGCGTTGAGCGCCGACAGGTCG harbors:
- a CDS encoding flagellar hook-length control protein FliK, producing the protein MPSLPDVIAAPPPRPARSAETTAAPSPGAPGEREASGTPFADLLDDAAGQGDADADGDQADSPARTGGAPAGADAALAALLPLLAAPPPASAPGIADAAALPDSVPSTGALSVLPPVTAPPAETAATPQPPAPAQPGPPQPAASQPMVPTIPAIPNTRPDAGADGTPPQATTDSAAPATSSVALPASGAKPDSAPLFQAKDPATPAKGDATQTPSPQLQQAMAQAGGNAASNGGTGQNPGQGQGQGRGNPTGPEALSGLSSPADPVGTAPLPSSLAPPAAHAAAHYAAHPGESAAARLPAAQVAGQLVRVVEAGGGEFHIDLKPEELGPVRVVAELSGARVALHVQAESPETLALLRRDIHHLERALSDAGFELDGGTLNFSLRGDGEPRGFAFSGQGDGTGGRQDSPGRAIRLADSSGALPPERAARPIDGLVDISV
- a CDS encoding flagellar hook assembly protein FlgD is translated as MTTTAATNTATTPPAAAAKKQTVDYEAFLKLLTAQLRNQDPLSPMDATQFMTQLAQLSTVEQGVQTNQTLGQVLDTLKNSGMRLDMAYLGRKVEAASDRISLSEGKAEMAYAIDGAAASVKIEVVNDAGQVIYSAPGSPKAGRQTFTWDGKRSDGATAADGTYLVRVTAKDKAGTSLTTATVTTDTVKEVRSVDGETQFVLKGGATVKGTDILSAS
- a CDS encoding MotE family protein, which translates into the protein MLRVLPITLVAILMMLPLKLGSLMEGLPVVAQQFDREFGKHERPWAKDLKGGAEPSSLDAPPAPAPALAALPMTAAASPADAVLPAASCTDPALRAAIAEQKADVTSRTRHLGEAEAVLAAAETRATAQIQKLSAIKRDVEALMQQRSNLQAEDLKRMVTIYETMKPRDAARIFNDLETDIIIDVLDRMAERRSAPIIAELEDGKAREVTRLVLQRRALPGDRPPPPAPLPVRLMQTPTN